Below is a window of Stygiolobus azoricus DNA.
TTCCTACATCACTAGGGTATGTCGTGCTCATAGACGGGAGAAAAGTTAGTAACACTTCATTGAATATTAACGGACCTACAACAATTAACATCACAGCAATACCGAGCTACGTAAATTTGTCTGTCTATGTTTTCGGAAAGGGCGTAGTAACTGTACAGTTGAGCAACGGAAGTTCGTACTCTATCTCAGAAAACAAAACGTTCACAGTCAAAAATTACACCTTCGTATATATAAATGCCCCCTTTAATCAGAACGTGATTTTTAATCACAATATAGAGAGTAACTTTTACGTCGTGCTTTTAAACGGCTCAACCAGTATAAACGTAACTTTTCTACCAAACAAAAATATTTCACCCCAATCTAAAACGCAGTTGAACCTTACAGGCATTGCCCTTGGTATAATAGCTCTGGCTTTTTACTTGTTTTTCAGGAGAAAAAGTTCTTCTAACTAACCGTTATTAACATGGAATACGCAAAATACTGTATGAATAGATTAAAAGACGCTGAAAGTGCATTTCTTAGACTATCAGCCGATAGTGAAATAGATTGGTATCCGTGGAGTGTTGAGGCCTTTAAAAAGGCTAGGGAAGAGGATAAACCAATCTTAGTAGACGTAGGCGCTTCATGGTGCCATTGGTGCCACGTAATGGACGAAACTACATATAAAGACAGAGAAGTGATAGAACTGATCAACAAGCACTACGTCGCTATAAAAGTGGATAGGGACGAGATGCCAGACTTAGATAAACAGCTTCAGCTCGCCGTAAGTTCACTGACTGGAGAATCTGGCTGGCCCTTAACTGTTTTTATGACTCCTGACGGTAAAGTCTTTTACGGGGGAACTTATTTCCCTCCTGAGGACGCTTATGGGAGAATAGGTTTCAAAAGGCTTTTACAAGAACTCAATAGAATCTGGAGGGAAGAAAGAGATAAAATACTACAAGTATCTTCGACCCTTCACTCTTCTTTGAAGAATATAGAGTATTCAGTAGACAACCCCGATTGGGATAAGGTAGAGGAAGTCGTATCAGCAATAGTCTCTAACTACGACTTTGATCATGGTGGTCTTCAAGGAACAATGAAGTTCCCGCACCCAACAATAGACGAGCTACTAATGGCATATTCCTACTACACAAAGGATGATACCGAGCTGAAACTTTCAACTTACACTTTAAAGAAGATGTACTATGGAGGGATCTTTGATCAGGTAGGAGGAGGATTTCACAGATATACTGTAGATGATGAATGGTATGTACCTCATTTCGAAAAGCTACTAATAGACAATGCTGAGTTATTATTAGACTACACACATGCTTACCAATTAACTCAAGACCCAGAAATCTTAGACGCTTTAAACTTGACTTCGCAGTTTATATTAAGAGAGTTGTTTATCGGTGAAGGATTTGCTAATAGCTTAGACGCGGATTCTGAGGGAAAAGAAGGGTATTATTATACGTGGACGGAAGATGAATTTAAAGAGGCATTACAAGGTGAAGACTACAGATTATGGATAAAGGTTTTTAACGTCGATAGAGGTGAAGAGGTTGAAGGAAAGAAAGTATTGAGGAGGATAATGCACGTTAAGGATCTATCAAAATTCGTCAACAACACTTTGGGCAAACTTAGCGAGATTAGGATGAAACTTCTAGAGTATAGAATGA
It encodes the following:
- a CDS encoding thioredoxin domain-containing protein, giving the protein MNRLKDAESAFLRLSADSEIDWYPWSVEAFKKAREEDKPILVDVGASWCHWCHVMDETTYKDREVIELINKHYVAIKVDRDEMPDLDKQLQLAVSSLTGESGWPLTVFMTPDGKVFYGGTYFPPEDAYGRIGFKRLLQELNRIWREERDKILQVSSTLHSSLKNIEYSVDNPDWDKVEEVVSAIVSNYDFDHGGLQGTMKFPHPTIDELLMAYSYYTKDDTELKLSTYTLKKMYYGGIFDQVGGGFHRYTVDDEWYVPHFEKLLIDNAELLLDYTHAYQLTQDPEILDALNLTSQFILRELFIGEGFANSLDADSEGKEGYYYTWTEDEFKEALQGEDYRLWIKVFNVDRGEEVEGKKVLRRIMHVKDLSKFVNNTLGKLSEIRMKLLEYRMKNRKPPFRDDNVYTYPNARVAQALLESSVITGKGLNEALRVIDKFSPKITRRIGGGKDGLPEDYATALLALISAYEVTGNVKYKDLIFALEEKLRSLDYSYPIDSPNESVASLTLKGLLKTSVMKGEIANVKVPFAPSPLFVAGITHVTASLVKGTAHIVIIDEKDGKADELHKTALLAYHPMKMVEKVSPDNADFLPSFIKAMIKFNQGTSRAYVCKGTSCSMPITSPEKIKLLLKLNG